Genomic segment of Octadecabacter arcticus 238:
GGTGTTGCCCGTTTCATCCTGCCTCCCCCTGTATCGGTCGCGCAAACAATCTGGGAAAGCCGCGAGCTTTTGGCGGAGCACGCGGTTATCACGATGGCCGAAGTGCTCATCGGCCTCGTGTTGGGTGCCGCATTTGGGTTCATGTCGGCCATCGGGCTGGTCGCATCACCAACGGTGCGCGCGCTGGTGCGACCCATCTTGGTCTTCAGCCAAGCAGTGCCAGTGTTTGCATTGGCACCGATCTTGACCCTTTGGCTGGGCTTTGGCCTTTGGTCCAAGATCACGATGACCATAATCATCATCTACTTCCCTGTTACGTCATCATTTTTTGATGCCTTGATGCGCACGAACCGCGACTGGATCGGTTTGGCCAAGGTGATGGGCGCAAGCCCCGCACGGATCATGTGGTATATCCGGGTACCTGCGGCCATGCCGGGCTTTGCATCCGGCCTGCGATTGGCTGCTGTTTATGCGCCAATCGGTGCGATCATCGGCGAATGGGTTGGGGCCTCAAAGGGCTTAGGATATCTGATGCTTTTAGCAAATGGACGCGCCAAAACCGACCTGATGTTTGCGGCCCTGATCGTGCTCGCGGTTCTGACGATCCTGCTGCACTCAGCTGTAAACAGACTGTGCGAAAAAACAATGGACCGTCCGGAGGTCTCGTGATTGGCCCATATTGAAAGCCATTTTCATTGACTGGTCCGATTATGAATGCTGCATATGCGAATATAGAAATGCCAAAGCCACCTTTGCCCGCGCTCTTCGGCTTCATTTCCGCTACAGTTCGCATGAATGACCGGTTTTTCTACCGCGCAACGGCGTAGAAATTCACGCTGTTGCAGCAACTTCCGTGCTGCGAGCGCGCGCAGCACAAAATCAACAGGTCCGGTGTGGGCTCTAAGCCCGAATTCGCTGCACAAGAGACGAACGGCTACTATCCCGCTAACGTAGGATTTCACACTCTGCCGCAAACGACCCCAATCTGTGCCTCTGAATAACATGATTTCTTCATTGTGAATCTCCTTGGCTTATCTTGCCGTGAAAATTCTAGTTTTCAACACAACCATTTTTCGGGGGGATTACCCATCCACCGGCTTGGTCCATGGAAAACCATGGCATCTGTCGAGTGGGAAACGCTCAAGTGGGTTGATTGGTTTAACAACCGCCGCCTGCTGGAACCCATCCATTGCTCGGCAGGTGATGCTTGCATCACCGAGAGGGGATACATCCCACCAGCAGAAGCCGAAGAGAGGTACTATGCGCAGTTCGACACATTAGATATGGTCGCATGAGATGAAGTAATCAGCCTCCGGCGAACAAGGGGCGGTTCAAGGTTGCTGAATAAGCTTCATCCATTTGAAGATGAAATTCTGTTCGGGGCGGACAACAATTTCTTCCACGCATTCTGAATGAGTCAATCACGAAAAGACAA
This window contains:
- a CDS encoding ABC transporter permease, yielding MTGWRAGIAATCLVLVLWQTVIWTTGVARFILPPPVSVAQTIWESRELLAEHAVITMAEVLIGLVLGAAFGFMSAIGLVASPTVRALVRPILVFSQAVPVFALAPILTLWLGFGLWSKITMTIIIIYFPVTSSFFDALMRTNRDWIGLAKVMGASPARIMWYIRVPAAMPGFASGLRLAAVYAPIGAIIGEWVGASKGLGYLMLLANGRAKTDLMFAALIVLAVLTILLHSAVNRLCEKTMDRPEVS